One window of the Chitinophaga niabensis genome contains the following:
- a CDS encoding DNA alkylation repair protein has product MTLQEVLDAIKAYGSASTKNTLMKHGCQEPVYGAKVADLKVLQKKIKKDQALALALYESGVYDAMYLAGLVADGSAMTEKQLEHWVKNAKSPSINEYTVPWVTSEHPQGWKLALKWIDSKDEQIACSGWNTLGGIVSMKPDEELDLPKLKELLKRVQTEIHTAPNRVRYTMNGFVIGVGTYVDALNKEAIAVAKKVGIVSVNMGDTACKVPAAEDYINASRNRPGGAKKKKTIKC; this is encoded by the coding sequence ATGACATTGCAGGAAGTTTTGGACGCTATCAAAGCTTACGGTAGTGCTTCCACGAAAAACACACTCATGAAACACGGTTGCCAGGAGCCTGTTTACGGTGCTAAAGTGGCAGACCTGAAAGTGTTGCAGAAGAAGATCAAAAAAGATCAGGCACTCGCGCTTGCATTGTATGAAAGCGGTGTGTATGATGCCATGTATCTTGCCGGCCTGGTAGCAGACGGTAGTGCTATGACGGAGAAGCAACTGGAGCATTGGGTGAAAAACGCGAAGTCACCTTCTATCAATGAATACACCGTTCCCTGGGTAACCTCCGAACATCCGCAGGGCTGGAAACTTGCTTTGAAATGGATAGATTCCAAAGATGAACAAATTGCCTGCAGCGGCTGGAATACACTGGGTGGCATCGTATCCATGAAACCGGATGAGGAGCTGGACCTGCCGAAGCTGAAGGAATTGCTGAAACGGGTACAAACAGAGATCCATACAGCCCCTAACAGGGTACGTTATACGATGAACGGATTTGTGATAGGCGTAGGTACTTATGTGGATGCTTTGAATAAAGAGGCCATTGCGGTAGCAAAGAAAGTGGGCATTGTAAGCGTTAATATGGGCGATACGGCCTGTAAAGTTCCTGCGGCAGAAGATTATATCAACGCCTCCCGAAACCGGCCAGGCGGGGCTAAAAAGAAGAAAACCATTAAGTGTTAA
- a CDS encoding pirin family protein — protein MTKLRSVKTVLYADLKEAGDIPVRQPFPSVHADRIDPFLLLHHINIEVPAYMPPRHAGVAPHPHRGFSPVTFIFKGGVHHRDSRGNNSVVREGGTQWMHAGMGVIHSERPPDDIHETGGVQELLQLWVNSPASRKKDQPAYYPLHAAETPQLKSEDGLAVVHVVTGELLGTKGPIPTLTPVNTFTANIKKGGAFYFPIPASHHAFIYLLDGELKVEGASVYTAFHAVVFNEDGEGIKLIAEEDTRVFIASGEPLNEKVVAHGPYVMNTETEVLEAMRDFQMGKMGILIEE, from the coding sequence ATGACAAAACTCCGTAGTGTAAAAACCGTATTGTACGCCGATCTGAAAGAAGCAGGCGATATACCTGTGCGTCAGCCTTTCCCTTCTGTACATGCAGACAGGATAGATCCTTTCCTGTTATTACATCACATCAATATTGAAGTGCCCGCCTACATGCCGCCAAGGCATGCAGGCGTAGCACCGCATCCGCACCGGGGATTTTCTCCGGTGACCTTTATTTTTAAAGGCGGTGTGCATCACCGGGACAGTCGCGGCAACAACAGTGTGGTGCGCGAAGGCGGCACCCAGTGGATGCATGCGGGTATGGGTGTTATCCATAGTGAAAGGCCGCCGGACGATATTCATGAAACCGGTGGTGTGCAGGAATTGCTGCAGCTTTGGGTGAACTCGCCGGCCAGCCGTAAAAAGGACCAGCCTGCTTATTACCCGCTGCACGCAGCAGAAACGCCGCAACTGAAGAGTGAGGACGGCCTGGCGGTTGTGCATGTGGTAACAGGGGAGTTGCTGGGCACCAAAGGCCCTATTCCCACTTTAACACCCGTGAACACTTTTACCGCAAATATTAAAAAAGGCGGCGCGTTTTATTTCCCGATCCCGGCCAGCCATCATGCGTTCATCTACCTGCTGGACGGAGAGTTGAAAGTGGAAGGCGCCAGTGTATACACTGCCTTTCATGCCGTGGTGTTCAATGAGGATGGAGAAGGCATTAAACTGATCGCTGAAGAAGATACCCGGGTGTTCATTGCCAGCGGGGAACCGCTGAATGAAAAAGTAGTGGCACACGGGCCTTATGTGATGAACACGGAAACCGAAGTTTTGGAGGCCATGCGTGATTTTCAGATGGGAAAAATGGGTATCTTGATAGAGGAATAA
- a CDS encoding (4Fe-4S)-binding protein has product MEAKLEYTNGEVTIVWQPRLCKHTGICARGLPAVFQPKDRPWIKMFAADTATLIAQVEKCPSGALSFYMNADKLNDKTP; this is encoded by the coding sequence ATGGAAGCAAAACTGGAATACACGAATGGGGAGGTCACCATCGTGTGGCAGCCCAGGCTCTGTAAACATACCGGCATCTGCGCACGTGGTTTGCCGGCAGTATTTCAGCCGAAAGACAGACCCTGGATCAAAATGTTTGCTGCGGATACCGCAACATTGATTGCCCAGGTAGAGAAGTGCCCCTCCGGCGCTTTGAGTTTTTATATGAATGCAGACAAATTAAATGACAAAACTCCGTAG
- a CDS encoding GNAT family N-acetyltransferase encodes MDTKLLEVKDNVNARQFEVKIDGLLAKVEYMMGGNKIFLTHTEVPPALEGQGIASALVERVLEIIDERKLKMVPLCPYVATYLRKHPEWKRLLAHGINV; translated from the coding sequence ATGGATACGAAGCTGTTGGAAGTAAAAGATAATGTGAATGCCAGGCAATTTGAAGTGAAAATTGACGGGTTGCTGGCAAAAGTTGAGTATATGATGGGTGGAAATAAGATCTTCCTTACACATACGGAAGTTCCCCCAGCCCTGGAAGGTCAGGGTATTGCTTCGGCGCTTGTGGAGAGAGTGCTGGAAATCATCGATGAGCGAAAATTAAAGATGGTGCCCCTTTGCCCCTATGTGGCCACTTACCTGCGTAAACACCCGGAATGGAAGCGGTTGCTTGCACACGGAATTAATGTATAG
- the bioA gene encoding adenosylmethionine--8-amino-7-oxononanoate transaminase — protein MQKSLSERDKAVIWHPYTQMQTAPDPIGIVRGEGALLFDENGNSYLDATSSWWVNIHGHAHPYITEKIAEQAAKLHHVIFAGYTHEPAVELAEKLLPVLPGSQQKLFYSDNGSTAVEVALKMTIQYWQNKGQVKTRILAFRNAYHGDTFGAMSVSARSVFTRAFDEYLFDVTFLDIPAPDNLEALKAAVDTHAADTAAFIFEPLVQGSGGMVMYDAACFDALLQHCRAQGILLIADEVMTGFGRTGSNFAMEQVQTPPDMITLSKGLTGGTIAMGITTCTNEIYNAFLSTDKLKTLFHGHSYTANPLTCAIALASLELFLQPTCRQDRERINARHRAFAVELAYHADVKNVRSLGTILAFEIETGEADSYTNDLAGFLFKFFREKRIMLRPLGNTLYILPPYCITDEQLTEVYDSIYEMLAQYQEQWS, from the coding sequence ATGCAAAAAAGTCTGAGTGAACGTGACAAAGCCGTGATCTGGCATCCATACACACAAATGCAAACAGCGCCGGACCCTATCGGCATCGTACGGGGAGAAGGGGCGCTCCTTTTTGACGAGAACGGGAACAGTTACCTGGATGCTACCTCCAGCTGGTGGGTGAACATTCACGGTCATGCACACCCTTATATTACAGAAAAAATTGCCGAACAGGCCGCAAAACTGCATCATGTCATCTTTGCCGGTTATACGCATGAACCGGCGGTAGAACTGGCAGAAAAACTCCTGCCTGTACTGCCCGGCTCCCAGCAGAAACTCTTTTATTCGGATAATGGCTCCACCGCGGTGGAAGTAGCCCTGAAAATGACCATCCAGTACTGGCAGAACAAAGGCCAGGTAAAGACCAGGATCCTGGCTTTCAGGAATGCTTACCATGGCGATACCTTCGGCGCCATGAGCGTGAGTGCCCGCAGCGTGTTCACGCGGGCTTTCGATGAATACCTGTTTGATGTTACTTTCCTGGATATACCTGCACCGGATAATTTAGAAGCCCTCAAAGCAGCCGTGGATACCCATGCTGCAGATACTGCCGCTTTCATTTTTGAACCGCTGGTACAGGGATCAGGCGGTATGGTGATGTATGATGCGGCGTGTTTTGATGCGCTGCTGCAGCATTGCCGTGCACAGGGTATACTGCTGATCGCGGATGAGGTGATGACCGGTTTCGGGCGCACAGGCAGCAACTTTGCCATGGAACAGGTACAAACCCCGCCGGATATGATCACCCTCTCCAAAGGGCTCACAGGCGGCACCATTGCCATGGGTATCACTACCTGCACCAATGAGATCTATAATGCCTTTTTGTCCACCGATAAATTAAAGACCCTCTTCCATGGTCATTCTTACACCGCCAATCCTTTAACCTGTGCAATAGCCCTGGCCAGCCTGGAATTATTCCTGCAGCCAACGTGCCGTCAGGACCGGGAACGGATCAATGCCCGCCACCGCGCTTTTGCCGTAGAGCTGGCTTACCATGCTGATGTGAAAAATGTGCGTTCGCTGGGAACCATCCTCGCCTTTGAGATAGAGACAGGGGAAGCAGATAGTTACACCAATGATCTCGCAGGCTTCCTGTTTAAATTCTTCCGGGAGAAACGGATAATGCTGCGGCCGCTGGGTAATACCCTGTATATATTGCCGCCTTACTGCATCACAGATGAACAGCTAACGGAGGTGTACGACAGCATCTATGAAATGCTGGCCCAATACCAGGAACAATGGAGTTAA
- a CDS encoding DUF2911 domain-containing protein, giving the protein MKSMLFALALLVTTSAVMAQNPPKSPRVTATGDNVEIAYGQPSKNGRQIFPGLEAYGKVWRAGANKSTDITFKKDVTFGGTKVKAGTYALFITPGEKEFTVILNSIPGQSGAFDYEKNKGSNVAEVKVPRQKTAATVEKLTFSFPKGHLQMEWDDTKISVPLKS; this is encoded by the coding sequence ATGAAAAGTATGTTATTTGCCCTCGCGTTACTGGTAACAACCAGCGCTGTAATGGCCCAGAATCCTCCAAAAAGTCCACGTGTTACTGCAACCGGTGATAACGTTGAGATCGCTTATGGCCAACCTTCAAAGAATGGCCGTCAGATCTTCCCTGGTCTGGAAGCTTATGGAAAAGTTTGGCGCGCAGGTGCTAACAAATCCACGGACATCACTTTCAAAAAAGATGTAACCTTTGGCGGCACTAAAGTGAAAGCGGGTACTTATGCCCTGTTCATTACTCCCGGTGAAAAAGAATTCACTGTGATCCTGAACAGCATCCCTGGTCAATCCGGCGCTTTTGATTACGAAAAGAACAAAGGAAGCAATGTTGCAGAAGTAAAAGTTCCCCGTCAGAAAACTGCGGCTACGGTAGAGAAACTCACTTTCTCTTTCCCTAAAGGCCATCTGCAGATGGAGTGGGACGATACTAAGATCTCCGTTCCCCTGAAGTCTTAA
- a CDS encoding SRPBCC family protein, translating to MERSGSINAPLAAVYEEISNLQTWAAWNPWHPAYRKGVDVLQQYSKPPTGLGAWFTWSNTAGSSASGRVEIITADSLKGITYNMTHPAMKPVKGFLELKSTADGKGTAILWRLETNVGITPWWKLRGFLMDRMFGSSMEEGLNKLRNLCEKP from the coding sequence ATGGAACGTTCCGGTTCCATTAATGCTCCCCTTGCCGCTGTGTATGAAGAGATCAGCAACCTGCAAACATGGGCTGCCTGGAATCCCTGGCATCCTGCATATAGAAAAGGAGTGGATGTGCTGCAGCAATATTCAAAACCTCCCACCGGCCTCGGCGCCTGGTTCACCTGGAGTAATACTGCCGGCAGCTCGGCATCCGGCAGGGTAGAGATCATTACGGCAGACTCATTGAAGGGCATTACCTACAATATGACCCATCCCGCCATGAAGCCCGTGAAAGGGTTCCTGGAACTCAAATCTACGGCAGATGGCAAAGGCACTGCGATCCTGTGGCGGCTGGAAACAAATGTGGGGATCACGCCCTGGTGGAAATTGCGCGGATTCCTCATGGACCGTATGTTTGGTTCCTCTATGGAAGAAGGGCTGAATAAACTCCGCAATCTTTGCGAAAAGCCCTGA
- a CDS encoding SRPBCC family protein, giving the protein MQQALYVIIGALIVLVLGLFIFSFYLPSLVKVERSQLIKAPAGRIFEQVNALRNWPLWSPWHGYDPQMKLAYHVKDTGAGAGYSWESQHRKVGKGSLIITESRLNEYIATEMNFMQQGTAKAMFRFDTVAEGTKVTWGMEADMGQNPVRKLMGKMMDKWVGGDFEKGLHNLKRLTEATA; this is encoded by the coding sequence ATGCAACAAGCCTTATATGTTATTATTGGGGCCTTGATAGTGCTTGTGTTAGGTTTATTCATCTTTTCCTTCTATTTACCTTCCCTTGTAAAGGTGGAACGCTCTCAGCTCATCAAAGCACCGGCAGGCAGGATCTTTGAGCAGGTGAATGCATTGCGTAACTGGCCTTTATGGTCGCCCTGGCATGGATATGATCCGCAGATGAAACTGGCCTATCATGTAAAAGATACCGGTGCAGGCGCAGGGTATTCCTGGGAAAGCCAGCATCGTAAAGTAGGGAAGGGGAGCCTTATTATCACGGAATCGCGTTTGAATGAGTATATTGCCACCGAAATGAATTTCATGCAGCAGGGCACGGCTAAAGCCATGTTCCGTTTTGATACGGTAGCGGAGGGCACAAAGGTCACCTGGGGTATGGAAGCGGATATGGGGCAGAACCCTGTTCGTAAACTGATGGGAAAGATGATGGATAAATGGGTAGGCGGTGATTTTGAAAAAGGACTGCATAACCTCAAACGATTAACTGAAGCCACGGCTTAA
- a CDS encoding ABC transporter permease: MAVKYNQWKAMWAITKASIKAIFRSPSAVVFSLAFPLVFILVFGFIGGRSVSVKVGIDNASDTTNGIYAKLKEEKNIRLVTNTPKEQMEDDLRKGRLVAILRIDASKPAVLPEYKVHVKTSTAGGEKTGLLFNILTNSIHNLDDKAYPRPTVAQIVPEEVPGRAYKTIDFILPGQLGFSLLSAAVFGTAFLFFSLRQTLVLKRFFATPINRLYIILGEALARLLFQSFGSVIIIGIGYFFFGFTLINGFATFLEMLLLCLFGLIVFMGFGFIVSGIAKTESTIPPLANIVTLPQFLLAGTFFSVDVFPAWLQPICKIMPLTYLNDALRKIAFEGLHLWNVGTQLGVLCIWGVVVYAVAIKVFKWE; encoded by the coding sequence ATGGCGGTGAAATATAATCAGTGGAAGGCGATGTGGGCGATCACAAAGGCTAGTATCAAAGCAATATTCCGCAGCCCCTCGGCGGTTGTGTTCAGCCTGGCTTTCCCGCTGGTATTTATATTGGTGTTCGGCTTCATTGGCGGAAGAAGTGTTTCCGTGAAGGTGGGTATCGATAATGCTTCTGATACCACTAACGGCATCTATGCCAAACTGAAAGAGGAGAAAAATATCCGGCTGGTCACCAACACACCAAAGGAACAAATGGAAGATGACCTGCGCAAAGGACGGCTGGTTGCTATCCTCCGTATAGATGCCTCCAAACCGGCTGTGCTGCCTGAATATAAAGTGCATGTGAAAACTTCTACTGCCGGCGGTGAAAAAACAGGCCTGTTATTCAATATCTTAACCAACAGCATCCACAATCTGGATGATAAAGCTTATCCAAGACCCACCGTAGCGCAGATCGTACCAGAAGAAGTACCCGGCCGCGCCTACAAAACCATCGATTTTATCCTTCCCGGGCAACTGGGTTTTTCCCTGCTGAGCGCCGCCGTGTTCGGTACGGCATTCCTCTTTTTTAGTTTGCGCCAGACCCTGGTGCTTAAACGTTTCTTTGCTACCCCCATCAACCGTTTATATATCATCCTGGGCGAAGCATTGGCGCGGCTGCTGTTCCAGTCTTTCGGTTCCGTGATCATTATCGGTATCGGTTATTTCTTTTTCGGTTTTACACTGATTAATGGTTTTGCCACCTTCCTGGAAATGTTACTGCTTTGTTTATTCGGGTTGATCGTATTCATGGGTTTTGGTTTTATTGTAAGCGGTATTGCCAAAACGGAAAGTACGATCCCGCCTTTAGCCAATATTGTTACTTTACCACAGTTCCTGCTGGCAGGCACTTTCTTTTCTGTGGATGTGTTCCCTGCCTGGCTGCAACCCATCTGTAAGATCATGCCGCTCACCTACCTGAACGATGCTTTGCGCAAAATAGCTTTTGAAGGGCTGCATCTCTGGAATGTAGGGACGCAATTAGGGGTATTATGCATCTGGGGAGTGGTGGTATATGCGGTGGCCATCAAAGTTTTCAAATGGGAATAA
- the sppA gene encoding signal peptide peptidase SppA, with product MRSFLKFFFASFLALIVFSVIGFFFVLMIAVRMTSDKKVVVGSNAVLVIDLSDHYAEQRVQTPLRALAGEGADSDPGLYDAVRLIRQAATDDNVKGIYLKADGSGNGHASSEEIRRAIVDFSKSKKFVYAYGEVISQNAYFLASAADKVYLHPKGGIDFSGYAITMMYLKGTLEKLEIQPQIFYNGKFKSATEPLRETKMTEANRIQTTVFLGELYGDFLMKVGASRGIDTATLHQYADAGTIQYPEDALKYKLVDGLRYDDQVMDEIKQKLSLKGDDKVNFIALNRYDEAKASYEGSGNIALIYAEGDIVSGSADKAIASEDYIKTIREARQDKDVKAIVFRVNSPGGSALASEGIWRELTLARKSKPVIVSMGDYAASGGYYISCMADSIFAEPTTLTGSIGVFAILPNMQAFFNNKLGITFDAVKTGEYADLGTTSRPLTEKEKLMVQRSVDTIYATFKHRVTEGRKLDATVVDSIAQGRVWTGIQAREMGLVDRLGGIDDAVNCAARMANVAEVKIVSFPKQKDPYQQLLKSLGGVRASMVKEELGEHYQLYQTIKELKKLTGEIQAKLPYNLTIQ from the coding sequence ATGCGCAGTTTCTTAAAGTTTTTCTTTGCTTCCTTCCTAGCCCTTATTGTTTTTAGCGTTATAGGTTTCTTTTTCGTGCTGATGATTGCCGTGAGAATGACTTCCGATAAAAAAGTAGTGGTAGGCTCCAATGCTGTTCTGGTAATTGACCTGAGTGACCACTACGCAGAACAACGTGTTCAAACTCCTTTACGTGCTTTGGCAGGAGAAGGGGCTGATTCAGATCCCGGACTCTACGATGCCGTACGCCTGATCAGGCAGGCCGCCACAGACGATAATGTGAAAGGTATTTACCTGAAAGCAGATGGCAGTGGCAACGGGCATGCTTCCAGTGAAGAGATCCGCCGCGCTATTGTTGATTTCAGCAAAAGTAAAAAATTCGTGTATGCTTATGGAGAAGTGATCTCCCAGAACGCCTATTTCCTGGCCTCTGCAGCAGATAAAGTATACCTGCATCCAAAAGGCGGGATCGACTTTTCCGGTTATGCCATCACCATGATGTACCTGAAAGGTACGCTGGAGAAACTGGAGATACAGCCGCAGATCTTCTATAACGGTAAGTTCAAAAGTGCTACAGAGCCTTTGCGCGAAACTAAAATGACGGAGGCTAACCGCATCCAGACGACAGTTTTCCTCGGTGAGCTGTATGGCGACTTCCTTATGAAAGTGGGCGCTTCCCGCGGGATTGATACGGCCACCTTACATCAATATGCTGATGCCGGTACTATCCAGTACCCGGAGGATGCATTGAAATATAAACTGGTGGACGGGCTCAGGTATGATGACCAGGTGATGGATGAGATCAAACAAAAGCTAAGCCTGAAAGGAGATGATAAAGTGAATTTCATTGCCCTGAACAGGTACGATGAAGCAAAAGCCAGTTACGAAGGCAGCGGGAACATTGCCCTGATCTATGCGGAAGGGGATATTGTAAGCGGTTCTGCAGACAAAGCGATTGCCAGTGAAGATTATATCAAAACCATCCGCGAAGCCCGCCAGGATAAGGATGTGAAAGCCATTGTATTCCGGGTGAATTCTCCGGGTGGCAGTGCGCTGGCTTCAGAAGGTATCTGGAGGGAGCTTACACTGGCCCGCAAATCCAAGCCGGTGATTGTTTCCATGGGTGACTATGCTGCCTCCGGCGGTTACTATATTTCCTGCATGGCGGATTCTATTTTCGCTGAGCCTACCACACTTACCGGTTCCATTGGTGTTTTTGCGATATTACCGAATATGCAGGCTTTCTTCAATAATAAACTCGGGATCACTTTTGATGCGGTGAAAACGGGTGAGTATGCGGACCTTGGTACTACCAGCCGCCCGCTCACAGAAAAAGAGAAGCTGATGGTACAGCGTTCTGTGGATACCATTTACGCTACTTTTAAACACCGGGTAACAGAAGGCCGCAAGCTGGATGCAACAGTGGTAGACAGTATTGCACAGGGCCGTGTATGGACCGGTATCCAGGCACGGGAAATGGGCCTGGTGGACCGCCTGGGAGGAATAGATGATGCGGTGAACTGTGCTGCGCGTATGGCCAATGTGGCAGAAGTGAAGATCGTTTCATTCCCCAAACAGAAAGATCCTTATCAGCAGTTGCTGAAGAGCCTGGGTGGTGTACGTGCCAGTATGGTGAAGGAAGAGCTGGGAGAACACTACCAGTTGTACCAGACCATTAAGGAACTGAAGAAATTAACCGGGGAGATCCAGGCAAAGCTGCCGTATAATCTGACGATACAATAA
- the folK gene encoding 2-amino-4-hydroxy-6-hydroxymethyldihydropteridine diphosphokinase codes for MNTAILLIGGNMGDRPKFLQQAASLIAARAGRILRESTMYETAPWGDVQQPDYLNQALVVETTMEASVLLDVLLEIEKEIGRVRRQKWGSRVIDIDLIFFNNEVITLPQLKVPHPQMQNRRFVLAPLQEIIPQWVHPILQLTVDQLLEACPDPLPAHKFIAAAH; via the coding sequence ATGAATACAGCAATATTACTTATAGGTGGCAATATGGGAGACCGCCCAAAATTCCTTCAGCAGGCTGCATCACTGATTGCAGCAAGGGCAGGGCGTATCCTCAGGGAATCCACCATGTACGAAACCGCTCCCTGGGGCGATGTGCAGCAGCCGGACTACCTGAACCAGGCCCTGGTAGTGGAAACAACCATGGAAGCCTCCGTTCTGCTGGATGTGCTGCTGGAGATAGAAAAGGAAATTGGCCGGGTGCGCCGCCAGAAATGGGGCTCCCGTGTGATAGATATCGATCTGATCTTCTTTAACAACGAAGTGATCACCCTTCCCCAGCTCAAAGTGCCGCATCCGCAGATGCAGAACCGGCGGTTTGTACTGGCCCCCCTGCAGGAGATCATCCCGCAATGGGTGCACCCTATCCTGCAACTCACTGTGGATCAGTTGCTGGAAGCTTGTCCTGACCCATTACCCGCTCATAAATTCATTGCTGCGGCCCATTAA
- a CDS encoding deoxynucleoside kinase — protein MQYRFITIEGNIGAGKTTLAIKLAEHLQAKLILEEFADNPFLPKFYAEPEQYAFPLELFFMAERYKQLKEMLGTRDLFSTHTVSDYLFIKSLLFAKMNLKEDEFSLYQKLFDIINPQLAQPDLLIYLHAPVSKLQQNIKKRNRSYEQQIPDSYLANVQDMYSQFIRQHPVRTLLVDTTEMDFLHRPEDFQTLLAALETDYPVGITYL, from the coding sequence ATGCAATACCGCTTCATCACCATAGAAGGTAACATCGGCGCCGGAAAAACAACCCTCGCTATCAAGCTGGCAGAACATCTGCAGGCGAAACTGATCCTGGAAGAGTTTGCAGACAACCCTTTCCTGCCCAAATTCTATGCAGAACCGGAGCAATACGCCTTTCCACTGGAGCTTTTCTTTATGGCAGAGCGGTACAAACAGCTGAAGGAAATGCTGGGCACCAGGGATCTTTTTTCCACCCACACGGTGAGCGATTACCTTTTCATCAAAAGCCTGCTGTTTGCTAAAATGAACTTAAAGGAAGATGAGTTCTCCCTTTACCAGAAGTTATTCGATATCATCAATCCACAGCTGGCGCAGCCGGACCTGCTGATCTACCTCCACGCCCCGGTGAGCAAACTGCAGCAGAACATCAAAAAGCGGAACCGCTCTTACGAACAGCAGATACCGGATAGTTACCTGGCCAATGTACAGGATATGTACAGCCAGTTCATCCGCCAGCATCCTGTGCGTACCCTGCTGGTAGATACCACTGAAATGGATTTCCTGCACAGGCCGGAAGATTTTCAGACCCTGCTTGCCGCATTGGAAACAGATTACCCTGTGGGGATCACCTACCTGTAA
- a CDS encoding NAD(P)/FAD-dependent oxidoreductase — protein sequence MNRLVVIGGGAAGFFCAVNAARLHPGLEVVLLEKTGKLLSKVKVSGGGRCNVTHALSSISDMVKRYPRGTQFLKKSFTHFFVPDTIRWFEERGVSLKTEEDGRMFPVTDNSQTIIDCLLREADRYGVQVKMHADVVRIAKQTDGWMIQLQDGQEITAQYVCIAAGGYAQAEKFNWLQALGHTIEAPAPSLFTFNMPQNPVTALMGVSVPMAQVKIAGTKLQESGPLLITHWGMSGPVILRLSAWGARLLQAQEYTFTLLVNWLPDYHESSLRDAWPQWRLDMGGQMIYTKNPFGLPQRLWHFLLQQCGIHEEIRWSELPGKEQNKLIRYLTGMEFPVKGKTTFKEEFVTCGGIRLSEIEPDTMQSRVVPGLFFAGEVMDVDGITGGFNFQHAWTSGFVAANLGALKKS from the coding sequence ATGAACAGGCTGGTGGTGATTGGCGGTGGAGCTGCCGGCTTTTTTTGCGCGGTAAACGCAGCAAGGCTGCATCCGGGGCTGGAAGTGGTGTTACTGGAAAAAACGGGCAAACTGCTTTCTAAGGTAAAAGTTTCCGGCGGCGGGCGCTGCAACGTAACCCATGCACTCAGCAGTATCTCTGATATGGTGAAACGTTATCCCCGTGGTACGCAGTTCCTGAAAAAATCTTTTACGCATTTTTTTGTACCGGATACCATCCGCTGGTTTGAAGAAAGGGGCGTGAGCCTGAAAACAGAGGAGGATGGCAGGATGTTCCCCGTAACAGATAATTCCCAGACCATTATTGATTGTTTGCTGCGTGAAGCAGACCGTTACGGGGTGCAGGTAAAAATGCATGCGGATGTGGTACGTATAGCTAAACAAACAGATGGGTGGATGATACAATTGCAGGACGGGCAGGAGATAACCGCACAGTATGTTTGCATCGCTGCAGGCGGATATGCGCAGGCGGAGAAATTCAACTGGCTGCAAGCCCTCGGGCATACGATAGAAGCCCCTGCGCCTTCGTTATTCACTTTCAATATGCCCCAGAACCCCGTGACTGCATTGATGGGCGTATCTGTACCAATGGCACAGGTGAAGATAGCGGGTACCAAACTACAGGAGTCCGGGCCATTGCTTATCACGCATTGGGGTATGAGCGGACCGGTGATATTACGGCTTTCCGCATGGGGCGCACGTTTGCTGCAGGCGCAGGAATATACATTTACCTTACTGGTGAACTGGTTGCCTGACTATCATGAAAGTTCCCTGCGCGATGCCTGGCCGCAATGGCGGCTGGATATGGGTGGGCAGATGATCTATACTAAAAACCCCTTCGGTTTGCCGCAAAGGTTATGGCATTTTCTCTTACAACAGTGTGGGATACACGAAGAGATCCGCTGGTCTGAATTACCGGGGAAAGAGCAGAATAAACTGATCCGTTACTTAACAGGGATGGAATTTCCGGTGAAAGGGAAAACTACTTTCAAAGAGGAGTTTGTGACCTGCGGAGGTATCCGCTTAAGTGAAATAGAGCCTGATACCATGCAGAGCAGGGTAGTGCCGGGCCTCTTCTTTGCAGGTGAGGTGATGGATGTGGATGGGATCACCGGTGGCTTTAACTTCCAGCATGCATGGACGAGTGGTTTTGTGGCTGCTAACCTGGGTGCCCTTAAAAAAAGCTGA